The Crocosphaera subtropica ATCC 51142 genome includes a window with the following:
- a CDS encoding sulfate/molybdate ABC transporter ATP-binding protein codes for MSIVISNVSKQFGHFQALDKINLEVKPGKLVALLGPSGSGKSTLLRAIAGLEPPDTGSIIINGRDTTHLDIRKRNIGFVFQHYALFKHLTVRQNIAFGLELRGHPKKRIQAKVNELLDLIQLQGLGDRYPIQLSGGQRQRVALARSLAVQPEVLLLDEPFGALDAKVRKELRSWLRRLHDTVHVTSVFVTHDQEEAMAVADEIVVMNQGRIEQVGTPQTIYDHPATPFVMNFIGDVNVLPKHSNLSSKLAASHPISEIFVRPHELTISPTENGEGTWGTIQRIIHLGWEIQAEIQLDDGHEVVAHITREMFSQLNLKQQQQVFVKLSKTWVFPSKIA; via the coding sequence ATGAGTATTGTCATTAGTAATGTTTCAAAACAATTTGGTCATTTTCAAGCCCTTGATAAGATTAATCTTGAGGTGAAACCCGGAAAATTAGTCGCTTTACTCGGTCCATCGGGATCAGGAAAATCAACCCTATTAAGAGCGATCGCAGGACTCGAACCTCCCGATACAGGGTCAATTATCATTAACGGACGAGATACCACCCATTTAGACATTCGTAAGCGTAATATTGGCTTTGTTTTTCAACATTATGCTCTATTTAAGCATCTTACTGTGCGTCAAAATATTGCCTTTGGGTTAGAATTACGAGGTCATCCCAAAAAAAGAATTCAGGCTAAAGTTAATGAACTGCTAGACTTAATCCAATTACAAGGACTAGGCGATCGCTATCCCATTCAATTATCAGGGGGTCAGCGACAACGGGTGGCCCTAGCGAGATCCTTAGCGGTACAACCAGAAGTGTTGCTTTTAGATGAACCATTTGGGGCGTTAGATGCTAAAGTCAGGAAAGAATTACGCAGTTGGTTGCGTCGTCTTCATGATACGGTTCATGTCACCAGTGTTTTTGTGACCCACGATCAAGAAGAGGCTATGGCCGTTGCTGATGAAATTGTGGTTATGAACCAGGGGCGGATTGAACAGGTAGGAACCCCTCAAACCATTTACGATCATCCTGCAACTCCCTTTGTAATGAATTTTATTGGGGATGTCAATGTTTTGCCTAAACATAGTAATTTATCCTCAAAATTAGCTGCAAGTCATCCTATTTCAGAAATTTTCGTCCGTCCCCATGAATTAACCATTTCCCCCACAGAGAATGGTGAGGGGACTTGGGGAACCATACAGAGAATTATTCATCTAGGATGGGAAATTCAAGCAGAAATTCAATTAGATGATGGTCATGAAGTGGTTGCACACATCACCCGTGAAATGTTTTCTCAATTAAATTTAAAACAGCAACAACAGGTTTTTGTTAAACTCAGTAAAACTTGGGTTTTTCCCTCTAAAATTGCCTAA
- the cysT gene encoding sulfate ABC transporter permease subunit CysT yields the protein MNTYLENIFLKSRFSSPSTVSIPWVITLSYLLILLLVPTLALISKSLTLGFSEFWRIATSSVALSAYNVTFLTSLLAGLINGIMGSLVAWVLVRYQFPCKKLIDACIDLPFALPTSVAGLVLATVYSQEGWIGQFFVPFGIKIAFTRLGVFVAMLFISLPFVVRTLQPVLQELEPELEEAAWVLGANQLQTFLRVILPPLIPSILTGVALGFSRAIGEYGSVVIIASNIPFNDLIAPVLVFQRLEQYDYAGATVIGTVLMLVSLLMLLVINRLQQWGQRYQVK from the coding sequence ATGAATACTTACCTTGAAAATATCTTCTTGAAATCAAGATTTTCTTCGCCTTCTACCGTTTCCATTCCTTGGGTTATTACCCTTAGCTATCTCCTTATTCTGTTGCTAGTTCCTACCCTAGCACTGATCAGTAAATCTTTAACTTTAGGATTTTCAGAATTTTGGAGAATTGCGACATCTTCTGTGGCTTTATCTGCTTATAATGTGACTTTCTTAACCTCTTTATTGGCAGGATTAATTAACGGTATAATGGGCAGTTTAGTCGCATGGGTATTAGTTCGTTATCAATTTCCCTGCAAAAAGCTTATTGATGCTTGTATCGATTTACCTTTTGCGTTACCTACTTCTGTAGCTGGTTTAGTGTTAGCAACCGTTTATAGTCAAGAGGGATGGATAGGTCAATTTTTCGTTCCATTTGGGATTAAAATTGCTTTTACTCGTTTAGGGGTTTTTGTGGCAATGTTGTTTATTTCTTTACCCTTTGTAGTGAGAACTTTACAACCCGTTTTACAAGAACTAGAACCAGAATTAGAAGAAGCGGCTTGGGTATTAGGAGCAAATCAATTACAGACATTTTTGCGAGTCATTTTACCCCCTTTAATTCCTTCTATTTTAACTGGGGTTGCGTTAGGGTTTTCTCGTGCTATTGGGGAATATGGATCAGTGGTTATTATTGCCTCTAATATTCCTTTTAATGATTTGATTGCGCCTGTTTTAGTGTTTCAAAGATTGGAACAATATGACTACGCTGGGGCAACAGTTATTGGGACAGTTCTCATGTTAGTTTCTCTGTTAATGCTTTTAGTGATTAACAGGTTACAGCAATGGGGACAACGCTATCAAGTTAAGTAA
- a CDS encoding NIL domain-containing protein — MTLLSNSNQQDRFIQRRITIQIPAEYHQDPILSQLATFYHLKINILGAMLDQTGDQSGWFDLDIQGESQQIENALLSLRENNIIIWGDSTQEYDGW, encoded by the coding sequence ATGACTCTTTTATCGAATTCCAACCAACAAGATCGATTCATTCAAAGACGAATTACAATTCAGATTCCTGCTGAATATCATCAAGATCCGATTCTTTCTCAATTAGCTACTTTTTATCATCTTAAAATCAACATTCTAGGGGCTATGTTAGATCAAACTGGAGATCAAAGTGGTTGGTTTGATCTTGACATTCAAGGAGAATCACAACAGATTGAAAATGCCTTACTTTCCCTCAGAGAAAATAATATTATTATTTGGGGAGATTCCACTCAAGAATATGACGGATGGTAA
- a CDS encoding YidH family protein, with protein MSSKLNSSRIRDHLANERTYLAWMRTAVALMGFGVVILRLRAFHPPSVPRPGFGWKLGLIFAGVGLLTVLFSTLQYFAVRRDIEEDTYEPPDRWVILFSLAITLLGVGIIYFVFMSSFEIYLT; from the coding sequence ATGTCATCTAAATTGAATTCTTCTCGCATCAGAGATCACCTAGCTAACGAACGCACCTATCTAGCGTGGATGCGAACAGCAGTAGCTCTGATGGGATTTGGGGTAGTTATTTTACGTCTTCGTGCCTTTCATCCTCCCTCGGTTCCTCGGCCTGGTTTTGGCTGGAAATTAGGGTTAATTTTTGCTGGAGTAGGGTTATTAACAGTATTATTTTCAACTCTACAATACTTTGCTGTACGACGGGATATTGAAGAAGATACCTATGAACCACCAGACCGATGGGTCATTTTGTTTAGTTTAGCGATCACGCTTTTAGGAGTCGGAATTATTTATTTTGTTTTTATGAGTTCCTTTGAGATTTATCTAACTTAA
- a CDS encoding UPF0182 family protein, whose product MPKLLDHFLTKFFAFLLGIGLIFELISHVIVEGLWFQEVGYLDIFLKQLSWQLGLWGIISGFSLWFLWGNLRQAKRHQWHFIPQVPRKNEKRRKQRKQRTPQLMPESRSFGLLWLLFIIISLGGLTGLMLLYYSEVAYNVWTPDFTLPNITPALPSPFFFTSVPELLSQLKNQLWKGAIMGVIIMVIFLKGQLFLRIVSLGFSMIFGLVLSGNWTRILEYVNPTAFGEVDPQFGRDISFYIFKFSFWKLVNFWLGGLFLLGLIIVTLTYLLSANSLSQGKFPGFSRYQLRHIYILGGLLMSIIGLYHWLARYQLLYSTQGVVFGASYTDIHFLLPMYTIAAITSMMIALWLLIKGLTGWGRYAQIRSLKRSIFYHLPFSPLPFILYLSILTVSIFGQQAVQSLIVEPNELAREIPYIERNIALTRHAFDLDTIEVETLNATGNLTAKSLDENRLTINNIRLWDSRPLLQTNRQLQQLRLYYKFNDADMDRYTIPLENDRNLLQVAKQQVLIAARELDYNEVPEQAKTWVNQHLVYTHGYGFTLSPVNQVAQGGLPFYFVENIGTENNTGDLQTSSPLIRDSIPIDNPRIYFGESTNTYIMTNTEVKELDYPSGQDNVYNIYDGRGGIEIKNWVRRFLFADYLKDWQMIFTRNFTPNTRLIFRRNINRRIRMIAPFLRFDRDPYLVTAKVKNDENKSEETTLYWIIDAYTTSDRYPYSEPGDRPFNYIRNSVKIVIDAYNGDVNFYVIDENDPLIQTWDKIFPTLFKPFSEIPIFLKAHIRYPRDLYNTQSERLLTYHMTDPQVFYNREDQWRIPQEIYGENRQPIEPYYLLMNLTSDAQEFMLFNVYTPTSRNNLIAGLFARSDGDNYGKRLLFELPKQRIIYGPEQIEALINQDPVISQQISLWNRQGSRVIQGNLLVIPFFKEQSLLYVEPLYLEAEENSLPTLARVIVVYENQIVMSETLDEGLTSIFEPKKVNPSTIIREVDQEEEIIVPDS is encoded by the coding sequence ATGCCTAAGTTGTTAGACCATTTCCTAACCAAATTTTTTGCCTTTCTATTAGGGATTGGCTTAATATTTGAATTGATATCTCATGTGATTGTCGAGGGACTTTGGTTCCAAGAAGTTGGTTATTTAGATATCTTTTTGAAACAATTATCATGGCAGTTAGGGTTATGGGGAATTATTAGTGGTTTTTCGTTATGGTTTTTATGGGGCAATTTACGTCAAGCCAAACGTCATCAATGGCATTTTATTCCCCAAGTTCCTAGAAAAAATGAAAAGAGACGGAAACAACGTAAACAACGAACCCCCCAATTAATGCCAGAGTCCCGTTCTTTTGGTCTTTTATGGTTACTTTTTATTATTATTAGTTTAGGGGGATTAACAGGATTAATGCTACTTTATTACAGTGAAGTAGCTTATAATGTTTGGACTCCAGATTTTACCTTACCTAATATCACCCCGGCTTTACCCTCTCCCTTCTTTTTCACCTCTGTTCCCGAACTCTTATCCCAACTCAAAAATCAGTTATGGAAAGGGGCAATTATGGGGGTTATTATTATGGTAATTTTTCTTAAGGGTCAGTTATTTTTAAGAATAGTATCTTTGGGATTTAGTATGATATTTGGTCTAGTTTTGTCGGGAAACTGGACAAGAATTTTAGAATATGTAAATCCTACTGCTTTTGGAGAAGTTGATCCTCAGTTTGGTCGGGATATTAGTTTTTATATTTTTAAGTTTTCTTTTTGGAAATTAGTTAATTTTTGGTTAGGTGGATTATTTTTACTCGGATTAATTATTGTAACTTTGACTTATTTATTATCAGCTAATAGTTTATCTCAGGGAAAATTTCCTGGCTTTTCCCGTTATCAACTGCGCCATATCTATATTTTAGGTGGTCTTTTAATGTCCATTATTGGACTCTATCATTGGTTAGCAAGATATCAATTATTATACTCGACTCAGGGGGTTGTGTTTGGAGCCAGTTATACAGATATACATTTTTTGCTGCCTATGTACACCATTGCAGCGATTACATCCATGATGATTGCCTTATGGTTATTAATTAAGGGACTAACAGGATGGGGACGGTATGCTCAAATTCGGTCGTTAAAACGTTCTATTTTTTATCATCTTCCTTTTTCTCCTTTACCATTTATACTTTATTTAAGTATTCTAACTGTTTCTATTTTTGGTCAACAAGCTGTACAAAGTTTAATTGTAGAACCGAATGAATTAGCCAGAGAAATTCCTTATATTGAACGTAATATTGCCTTAACCCGTCATGCTTTTGATTTAGATACAATTGAAGTTGAAACCCTTAATGCAACGGGAAATTTAACAGCAAAATCGTTAGATGAAAATCGCTTAACGATTAATAATATTCGTCTTTGGGATTCTCGTCCTCTCTTACAAACTAATCGTCAATTACAACAATTAAGACTCTATTATAAGTTTAACGATGCTGATATGGATCGCTACACAATCCCCCTTGAAAATGATAGAAATTTACTGCAAGTTGCTAAACAACAGGTATTAATTGCTGCCAGGGAATTAGACTATAACGAAGTACCCGAACAAGCCAAAACTTGGGTTAATCAACATCTAGTTTATACCCATGGTTACGGCTTTACTTTATCCCCGGTTAATCAGGTTGCTCAAGGGGGTTTACCTTTCTATTTTGTTGAAAATATTGGCACAGAAAACAACACAGGAGACTTACAAACCTCTAGTCCTTTAATTCGAGATAGTATTCCCATTGATAACCCTAGAATTTACTTCGGAGAATCAACAAATACTTATATTATGACCAATACCGAAGTGAAAGAATTAGACTATCCGAGTGGTCAAGATAATGTTTATAATATTTACGATGGAAGAGGAGGAATTGAAATCAAAAATTGGGTAAGACGATTCTTATTTGCTGATTATTTAAAAGATTGGCAGATGATATTCACTCGAAATTTTACCCCAAATACTAGATTGATTTTTCGGCGTAATATTAATCGTAGAATTAGAATGATTGCCCCTTTTTTAAGGTTTGATCGTGATCCTTATTTGGTGACAGCTAAAGTTAAAAATGATGAGAATAAATCAGAAGAAACTACTTTATATTGGATAATTGATGCTTATACAACCAGCGATCGCTATCCCTATTCAGAACCCGGCGATCGCCCATTTAATTATATTCGCAATTCTGTCAAAATTGTGATTGATGCTTACAATGGTGATGTTAATTTCTACGTTATTGATGAGAATGATCCGTTAATTCAAACTTGGGATAAAATCTTTCCAACTCTGTTTAAACCTTTCTCAGAAATACCCATTTTTCTTAAAGCCCATATTCGTTATCCTAGAGATTTATACAATACTCAATCAGAACGTTTACTAACTTATCATATGACCGATCCTCAAGTCTTTTATAATCGAGAGGATCAATGGCGAATTCCTCAAGAAATTTATGGTGAAAATCGGCAACCCATTGAACCCTATTACTTATTAATGAATCTTACCAGTGATGCACAAGAATTTATGTTATTTAATGTTTACACGCCAACCAGTCGTAATAACTTAATTGCTGGTTTATTTGCTCGTTCTGATGGTGATAATTACGGTAAGCGGTTATTATTTGAACTTCCGAAACAAAGGATTATCTATGGACCTGAACAAATTGAAGCTTTAATTAATCAAGATCCCGTTATTTCTCAACAAATTTCCCTTTGGAACCGTCAAGGATCGCGAGTTATTCAAGGTAACTTATTAGTCATTCCTTTTTTTAAAGAACAATCTTTATTATATGTTGAACCCTTATATTTAGAAGCCGAAGAAAATAGTTTACCAACTTTAGCAAGAGTGATTGTGGTTTATGAAAATCAAATTGTCATGTCAGAAACCCTCGATGAAGGATTAACATCTATTTTTGAACCAAAAAAGGTTAATCCTTCTACTATTATTCGGGAGGTGGATCAAGAAGAGGAAATTATTGTTCCTGATTCTTAA
- a CDS encoding AI-2E family transporter, translating to MDNRFKFAEIVDLLIRLFLIGLLLAWCFLLIRPFLGILLWGIILAIAVFPVFLWLKNRLGGRRKLAGVLLILFGIAVIIGPVSFVATIFVGNAQTFADNLTSGSLKVPPPPEGVENWPIIGNYVDRMWTSASNNLISVLSKFQPQLETIAKNLLFFAGNMGLVLLKFILSIIVAGILTINSKQLNRRIKRIFIRVTPQQGEEFLQLATATIRGVTRGIIGVSLIQSLLVGIGFTVAGIPLSGLLTVLCLVLCILQIGLGPVVFPSIIFAWYTMGTLKALLLSIWLIFCTLIDNILRPIFMSQGVSVPILVIFIGVFGGSLLHGILGLFIGPVVLSLGYELALAWVKQDVKPILNNGKPNNSDEQ from the coding sequence ATGGACAATCGTTTCAAATTTGCTGAAATTGTCGATTTACTGATTAGATTATTTCTGATCGGCTTGTTATTAGCTTGGTGTTTTCTCCTCATTCGTCCTTTTTTGGGTATTCTGCTGTGGGGAATTATTTTGGCGATCGCTGTTTTCCCTGTTTTTTTATGGTTAAAAAACCGTTTAGGAGGTCGTAGAAAACTAGCAGGAGTTCTGCTTATTTTATTCGGTATTGCAGTCATTATCGGACCTGTGAGTTTTGTGGCTACTATTTTTGTTGGTAATGCTCAAACTTTTGCTGATAATCTGACTTCTGGTAGCTTAAAGGTTCCTCCTCCCCCAGAAGGAGTGGAAAACTGGCCAATTATCGGAAACTATGTTGATCGGATGTGGACATCAGCATCGAATAATTTAATATCCGTATTAAGTAAATTTCAACCCCAACTAGAAACAATAGCCAAAAATTTATTATTTTTTGCTGGTAATATGGGTTTGGTCTTATTGAAGTTTATTCTCTCTATTATTGTTGCCGGCATTTTAACCATTAATTCAAAACAATTAAACAGAAGAATTAAACGAATTTTTATCCGTGTCACACCCCAACAAGGGGAAGAATTTCTACAATTGGCTACTGCTACTATTCGGGGGGTAACACGGGGTATTATTGGGGTGTCTTTGATACAAAGTCTTCTCGTTGGTATTGGTTTCACGGTTGCAGGAATACCATTATCGGGTTTATTAACCGTATTATGCTTAGTTCTATGTATTCTTCAAATTGGACTAGGTCCGGTCGTTTTTCCCTCCATTATCTTTGCATGGTACACGATGGGAACTCTCAAAGCCTTATTGTTAAGTATCTGGCTCATTTTCTGCACGTTGATTGATAATATTCTTAGACCCATTTTTATGTCTCAGGGGGTATCGGTTCCTATTCTTGTCATTTTTATCGGTGTTTTTGGAGGGAGTCTCCTTCATGGAATTTTGGGGTTATTTATTGGTCCAGTGGTGCTTAGTTTGGGTTATGAGTTGGCATTGGCTTGGGTTAAGCAAGATGTTAAACCTATTTTAAATAATGGTAAGCCTAATAACTCCGATGAACAATAA
- the cysW gene encoding sulfate ABC transporter permease subunit CysW produces the protein MLNIQSSKYVPLVLIFVAISYLLLVLFIPAIAAFYEAFHRGVEPFFLAISQTNFLAAIKLTLIIALIAVPLNTIFGLCAAWVLARKRFKGRTLLMSLIDLPFSVSPVVAGLMLVLVYGRNGWFGSVLEQIGIQIIFALPGMVLATIFVTLPFVAREVIPVLEEMGSDQEEAARTLGATDWQIFWRVTLPNIRWGLLYGVLLSNARAMGEFGAVAVVSGSILGRTATLPIFVELAYKNYQTEAAFGAAVILAGLALITLIFKEILERYTHRKTSH, from the coding sequence ATGTTAAATATTCAATCATCGAAATATGTCCCTTTAGTCTTAATTTTTGTAGCAATTAGTTATCTTTTGTTAGTCTTGTTTATTCCTGCGATCGCTGCTTTTTATGAAGCCTTCCACCGAGGAGTTGAACCATTTTTCTTGGCCATCAGTCAGACAAATTTTTTAGCAGCCATCAAATTAACTTTAATTATTGCTTTGATTGCTGTTCCTCTTAATACTATTTTCGGACTTTGTGCAGCTTGGGTATTAGCCAGAAAACGCTTTAAAGGACGAACCTTATTAATGAGTCTTATTGATCTGCCTTTCTCTGTTTCTCCCGTGGTAGCAGGATTAATGTTGGTGTTAGTTTATGGTCGTAATGGCTGGTTTGGTTCTGTTTTAGAACAAATTGGCATACAAATCATTTTTGCTTTACCTGGGATGGTTCTAGCCACTATTTTTGTCACTTTACCCTTTGTTGCTAGGGAAGTCATTCCCGTATTAGAAGAGATGGGATCGGATCAAGAAGAAGCAGCAAGAACCTTGGGGGCTACAGATTGGCAAATTTTTTGGCGTGTCACCTTACCCAATATTCGTTGGGGGTTGCTTTATGGGGTATTACTGAGTAATGCTAGAGCAATGGGGGAATTTGGGGCTGTTGCCGTGGTTTCTGGCAGTATTTTGGGACGTACTGCTACTTTACCGATTTTTGTTGAATTAGCCTACAAAAATTATCAAACAGAAGCCGCTTTTGGGGCTGCGGTTATCCTTGCTGGTTTAGCCCTTATCACCCTTATTTTTAAGGAAATTCTTGAACGTTATACCCATCGTAAAACCAGTCATTAA
- a CDS encoding Crp/Fnr family transcriptional regulator: MAKSSQKTELNLIKRLIEQNFLFRAMEESWLSQYLSPSVLKEEKLFSNRPIYTAFRPHEFIDGLYVILDEGLVIARSAPLDRIISITYPGSCFGIRSLPFSFGLAVQGFPSLVEAYKTTHIIKIPVATIQTLYEESELFRQRYHLLFELRQKFQYHLLNCSTYPPQAVASLLRALIYQERELGNQPNAKGIYEFDLPIDVISRACQLNQRTVEQVLKGMQKVGLLTTSKNTDLSADLLSIADPEGLKEVYSATRDKVSWWPLR; encoded by the coding sequence ATGGCCAAATCCAGCCAAAAAACCGAATTAAATCTAATAAAACGTCTAATTGAGCAAAATTTCTTATTTCGGGCTATGGAAGAATCCTGGTTAAGTCAATATCTGTCTCCAAGTGTCCTTAAAGAAGAAAAGCTGTTTTCCAACCGTCCCATTTACACAGCGTTTCGTCCCCATGAATTTATCGATGGGTTATATGTCATCTTAGACGAGGGGTTGGTTATTGCCAGAAGTGCGCCTCTAGATCGGATTATTTCTATTACCTATCCTGGGAGTTGCTTTGGTATTCGTAGTCTTCCTTTTAGTTTTGGTTTAGCAGTACAAGGGTTTCCTAGTTTAGTAGAAGCTTATAAAACCACTCACATCATAAAAATTCCTGTGGCAACGATCCAAACCCTTTATGAAGAAAGTGAGTTATTTCGTCAAAGGTATCATTTACTATTTGAATTAAGACAAAAATTTCAATATCATTTACTCAATTGTAGTACCTATCCTCCCCAAGCTGTTGCTTCTTTATTAAGGGCATTAATTTATCAAGAAAGAGAATTAGGAAACCAACCCAATGCTAAAGGAATTTATGAATTTGATCTTCCCATTGATGTCATTTCCCGTGCCTGTCAATTGAATCAGCGTACCGTCGAACAAGTATTAAAAGGAATGCAAAAAGTAGGCTTATTAACAACTTCTAAAAACACTGATTTATCTGCAGATTTACTGTCTATCGCTGATCCTGAAGGACTTAAAGAAGTTTATAGTGCGACGAGAGATAAAGTGTCTTGGTGGCCTTTGCGTTGA
- a CDS encoding cytochrome P450 produces MKTIPTAKSPKFIQQLQWILNPTGYLQTNHRRYPDIFKAKVIGLGDNVIFTSDPEIMQYVLTHDRKQFTSPSSLNALLRPLIGDYSVIMLDSDRHRQRRQLVMPSFHGERLKVYGDLTCRITKEVMEKVPQNQPFLAREIMQDISLKVIMEAVFGVTQGERYEELQDRLKKMLDLFNSPVTSTFLFFPFLQKDWGNWSPWGRFLRQRKAIDDLIYAEISDRRANPDSDRTDILSLLMFAKDEQGQGMRDQELRDELMTLLTAGHETTASAMAWALYWLHDTPEVKDKLIEELDTLSPNAEGMDIFRLPYLTAVCNETLRLSPSAMLTFTRVVQEKVEVAGYTFESGDMIQGCMYLTHRREDLYSNPEQFNPQRFIDRQYTPYEFIPFGGGSRRCVGEALAQFEMKLVIATIMSQYCLKLADTQPEKQQRRGLTLSPARGVKMILEGKRQPQPVRELELSRR; encoded by the coding sequence ATGAAAACAATTCCTACCGCTAAAAGCCCTAAATTTATACAACAATTACAATGGATTTTAAATCCCACGGGTTATTTACAGACCAATCATCGTCGCTATCCCGATATATTTAAGGCTAAAGTCATTGGTTTAGGGGATAATGTTATCTTCACCAGTGATCCTGAGATAATGCAATATGTGTTAACCCATGATCGCAAGCAATTTACTTCCCCCAGTAGCTTAAATGCGCTGTTGCGGCCATTGATTGGAGATTATTCTGTGATTATGCTCGACAGCGATCGCCATCGTCAACGTCGTCAGTTGGTGATGCCATCTTTTCATGGGGAACGTCTCAAAGTCTATGGAGATTTAACCTGTCGCATAACCAAAGAAGTGATGGAAAAGGTACCCCAAAATCAACCCTTTTTAGCCAGGGAGATCATGCAAGATATCTCCTTAAAAGTGATTATGGAAGCGGTATTCGGAGTAACTCAAGGGGAACGTTATGAAGAATTACAAGATCGATTAAAAAAAATGCTTGATCTATTTAATTCTCCTGTAACTTCTACCTTTTTATTCTTTCCCTTTTTGCAAAAAGATTGGGGGAACTGGAGTCCTTGGGGTCGGTTTCTTCGTCAACGGAAGGCGATCGATGACTTGATCTATGCAGAAATTAGCGATCGCCGGGCTAACCCTGATTCGGATCGCACAGATATTTTATCCCTTCTCATGTTTGCAAAAGATGAACAGGGTCAGGGGATGAGGGATCAAGAATTACGGGATGAATTAATGACCCTCTTAACCGCCGGCCACGAAACCACGGCCTCGGCTATGGCCTGGGCATTATACTGGCTTCATGATACTCCTGAAGTCAAAGACAAGCTAATCGAAGAGTTAGACACCCTTTCACCCAATGCAGAAGGAATGGATATTTTCCGTCTTCCCTATTTAACTGCAGTTTGCAACGAAACCCTGAGACTCTCCCCATCAGCCATGTTAACCTTTACCAGAGTCGTTCAAGAAAAGGTGGAGGTAGCCGGTTACACTTTTGAATCAGGGGACATGATCCAAGGATGTATGTATTTAACTCATCGACGGGAAGATTTATATAGCAACCCTGAACAATTTAACCCCCAAAGATTTATTGATCGCCAATATACCCCCTACGAATTTATTCCTTTTGGTGGGGGTTCTCGTCGTTGCGTTGGGGAAGCATTGGCACAATTTGAAATGAAATTAGTCATCGCCACAATCATGTCTCAGTATTGCTTGAAATTAGCTGATACTCAACCCGAAAAACAACAAAGACGGGGTTTAACTTTGTCCCCGGCTAGAGGTGTGAAAATGATTTTAGAAGGAAAACGCCAACCTCAACCCGTTCGAGAATTGGAATTATCAAGACGATAA
- a CDS encoding sulfate ABC transporter substrate-binding protein, whose product MMKPIRFLSFMLLAVVASGAIAACSNPEQTATGNQPIKVTLVSYAVTQSAYEQIIPMFTEQWKQKTGQTVVFEQSYGGSGSQTRAVIDGLEADIVALALALDTQKIEKAGLIDPGWETELPNESIVHKSVVAFVPRNEEIKLSKWSDLANNNIQVITANPKTSGGARWNFLALWGSVTQAGGTEEQAQTFVENVFRNVPVLPKDARESSDVFYKQGQGNVLLNYENEVILAKQKGDKSKYFVPTDYNISIDNPVAVVDKNVDKHGNREVAEAFTQFLFTPEAQREFAKVGFRSIDPTITKEFQSQYPPIKNLFTVKDLGGWDKIQSDFFADGAAFDKMLTKINKK is encoded by the coding sequence ATGATGAAACCTATCCGTTTTCTTAGCTTTATGCTCTTAGCCGTTGTTGCTAGTGGTGCGATCGCTGCTTGTTCAAACCCTGAGCAAACAGCAACTGGCAATCAACCTATTAAAGTGACCTTAGTTTCCTACGCAGTGACTCAGAGTGCGTATGAGCAGATTATTCCTATGTTTACGGAGCAATGGAAACAAAAAACAGGGCAAACCGTTGTATTTGAACAAAGTTACGGAGGATCTGGCTCTCAAACACGCGCTGTTATTGATGGTTTAGAAGCGGATATTGTCGCCCTTGCATTAGCGTTAGACACCCAAAAGATCGAAAAAGCAGGTTTAATCGATCCTGGATGGGAAACAGAGTTGCCGAATGAGTCCATTGTGCATAAATCAGTGGTTGCTTTTGTTCCCCGAAATGAAGAAATCAAACTGAGTAAATGGTCTGATCTTGCCAATAATAATATTCAAGTGATTACCGCTAACCCAAAAACTTCTGGGGGAGCAAGATGGAATTTTCTAGCATTATGGGGATCAGTGACACAAGCAGGAGGAACAGAGGAACAAGCACAAACTTTTGTAGAAAACGTCTTTAGAAACGTTCCTGTATTGCCAAAAGATGCCCGTGAATCTAGCGATGTTTTTTATAAGCAAGGACAAGGAAATGTACTATTAAATTATGAAAATGAGGTAATTTTAGCCAAGCAAAAAGGAGACAAAAGTAAATATTTTGTACCAACCGATTATAATATTTCTATTGATAATCCTGTAGCGGTTGTTGATAAGAATGTTGATAAACATGGTAATAGAGAAGTTGCTGAAGCTTTCACTCAGTTTCTCTTCACTCCTGAAGCACAAAGGGAGTTTGCAAAAGTTGGTTTTCGTTCTATTGATCCCACCATTACTAAAGAATTTCAATCCCAATATCCGCCTATTAAGAATTTATTTACTGTTAAAGATTTGGGAGGATGGGATAAAATTCAAAGTGATTTCTTTGCAGATGGCGCAGCTTTTGACAAGATGCTTACAAAAATTAATAAAAAGTAA